From Miscanthus floridulus cultivar M001 chromosome 15, ASM1932011v1, whole genome shotgun sequence, the proteins below share one genomic window:
- the LOC136508570 gene encoding coatomer subunit delta-2 codes for MVVLAASIVSKSGKALVSRQFVDMSRIRIEGLLAAFPKLVGTGKQHTYVETENVRYVYQPIEGLYLLLITNKQSNILEDLDTLRLLSKLVPEYSPSLDEEGICKTAFEIIFAFDEAISLGNKENVTVQQVKQYCEMESHEEKAHKLMMQTKINDTKDLMKKRANELDKMKMERGKLDKGGYSSISGPRMIEKTFSDMSISGSGFGSGSGLGGLSTDMDSFASKPKGRPSTAATAPGKGFGMKLGKTQKTNQFLESLKAEGEVILEDVQPSAVSTRSSALPPSDPVTVTIEEKLNVVVKRDGGINNFDVQGTLALQVLNDTDGFIQLQIDSQDIPGLSFKTHPNINKDLFNGQQILGAKDPNRPFPSGQNETPLVKWRIQGMDESSLPLSVNCWPSVSGNETYVNIEYEASEMFDLHNVVISIPLPALREPPSVRQIDGEWKLDSRNSVLEWSILLIDQSNRSGSMEFVVPPADPSSFFPISVGFSASSTFSDLKVTGILPLKEGNPPKFSQRARLLTANYQVV; via the exons ATG GTGGTTCTTGCAGCTTCAATCGTTTCGAAGTCGGGAAAAG CACTTGTTTCAAGACAGTTCGTTGACATGTCTCGGATAAGAATTGAAGGATTACTTGCTGCGTTCCCGAAACTGGTTGGAACTGGGAAACAGCACACTTATGTTGAAACTGAAAATGTGCGTTATGTTTATCAACCTATTGAAGGTTTATATCTTCTACTCATCACAAACAAGCAGAGCAATATTCTTGAAGATCTGGACACTTTGAGGCTCCTCTCCAAGCTT GTGCCTGAATACTCCCCTTCCCTGGATGAGGAGGGTATTTGTAAAACAGCATTTGAGATTATATTTGCTTTCGATGAAGCCATCTCTCTTGGGAACAAGGAAAATGTAACAGTGCAACAAGTCAAACAATATTGTGAGATGGAGAGCCATGAAGAGAAGGCACACAAGCTGATGATGCAAACCAAAATCAATGATACCAAGGATCTCATGAAGAAGAGGGCTAATGAGCTTGACAAAATGAAG ATGGAAAGAGGCAAACTTGACAAAGGAGGATACTCATCAATATCTGGTCCACGCATGATTGAAAAAACTTTCAGTGACATGAGCATCAGTGGTTCTGGATTTGGTAGTGGTTCTGGATTAGGTGGACTGAGCACTGACATGGACTCATTTGCCAGCAAGCCCAAAG GTCGTCCATCTACAGCAGCTACTGCACCTGGTAAAGGTTTCGGTATGAAATTAGGCAAGACACAGAAGACAAATCAATTCCTCGAATCTTTGAAAGCTGAAGGAGAAGTCATTTTGGAGGATGTACAACCAAGTGCAGTTTCTACAAGATCATCTGCTCTTCCACCAAGTGACCCTGTCACAGTGACTATAGAAGAGAAGCTCAATGTTGTTGTTAAAAGAGATGGTGGTATTAATAACTTTGATGTTCAAGGAACACTTGCTCTTCAGGTTCTTAATGATACTGATGGGTTCATCCAATTGCAG ATTGACAGCCAAGATATTCCTGGGCTTAGCTTCAAAACACACCCAAATATCAACAAGGATTTGTTTAATGGTCAGCAAATTTTGGGAGCAAAAGATCCAAACAGGCCATTTCCAAGTGGTCAAAATGAAACTCCTCTGGTGAAATGGAGAATCCAGGGAATGGATGAGTCATCTTTACCTCTGTCAG TCAATTGCTGGCCGTCGGTATCTGGAAATGAAACCTATGTGAACATTGAGTATGAAGCTTCTGAGATGTTTGATCTGCACAATGTTGTCATATCTATACCTCTGCCAGCACTTAGGGAGCCTCCAAGTGTCAGACAGATAGATGGAGAGTGGAA GTTGGACTCAAGAAACTCCGTGTTGGAATGGTCTATTCTCCTTATTGACCAGTCGAATCGCAG TGGTTCCATGGAATTTGTTGTTCCCCCAGCTGACCCATCATCATTTTTCCCCATCTCTGTTGGATTTTCTGCATCGAGTACTTTCAGTGATCTGAAG GTCACTGGAATCCTTCCTCTGAAGGAAGGCAACCCTCCGAAGTTTTCTCAGCGGGCTCGTTTGCTCACTGCTAACTATCAAGTTGTTTAA
- the LOC136508219 gene encoding uncharacterized protein: MDHPDGNISTPQRMSMPSSEQQTIDEFWRKKQDEIEAIEDFSKRVIPMTCLKKVLCAEKGKMMMTFDTPSFVTKACEIFVQELSLRSWMCANSHHRDIILDSDIAEAIASMESYDFLNDVLCKHQGEHNSAHHPKSIKKRNHNRLTDQPQTSGHRRSPKYPMPQFISQSARYPPFALPPLPPTNDYHVPLPLRFLPQEACPLMATTVTRTPVLGGPIHHLPNIANEGYMSTTPSMDTYYVESASKNNVVSQDGDVTFHYPFVPPVAWELSSIPLVANSNGPISTGITELNHTKLLVAHTGNTTHASHLNVMRGRLDTEVVSTTNLNGRNNGHINWDETDLADDSLLMEFWEDVMMDEDRSPLPDTTSTVGIVPFPCDKPELEGFDPESYLVDDIISGESTSKEA; this comes from the exons ATGGACCATCCTGATGGTAACATTTCTACACCACAAAGGATGTCCATGCCATCATCTGAGCAACAAACGATAGATGAATTTTGGAGGAAGAAACAAGATGAAATTGAGGCAATTGAGGACTTCAGCAAGCGTGTGATTCCCATGACCTGTCTAAAAAAGGTCCTATGTGCCGAGAAGGGTAAAATGATGATGACATTTGACACGCCATCCTTCGTCACAAAGGCATGTGAGATATTTGTGCAGGAACTTTCACTTCGCTCTTGGATGTGTGCCAATTCCCACCATCGGGATATCATACTAGACTCTGATATTGCTGAGGCTATTGCCTCCATGGAGTCATATGATTTTCTGAATGATGTTCTATGCAAACATCAGGGAGAACACAACTCAGCCCATCATCCAAAGTCTATTAAGAAGCGTAATCACAATAGGTTGACAGATCAACCACAGACATCCGGTCATCGTCGTTCTcctaagtacccaatgccacaaTTTATTTCTCAGTCTGCAAGGTATCCCCCCTTTGCTCTTCCTCCTTTGCCACCAACAAATGATTACCATGTGCCCCTACCCTTGCGGTTCCTACCACAAGAAGCATGCCCCTTGATGGCAACCACAGTCACACGGACACCAGTTCTGGGTGGACCAATACATCATTTGCCTAATATCGCAAATGAAGGCTACATGAGCACAACTCCTTCGATGGATACATATTATGTTGAAAGTGCTAGCAAAAATAATGTTGTCTCTCAAGATGGAGATGTGACATTCCATTACCCTTTTGTTCCTCCTGTTGCATGGGAATTATCATCTATTCCACTAGTTGCTAATAGTAATGGCCCTATTTCTACTGGAATCACTGAGTTGAATCATACAAAACTGTTGGTTGCGCATACTGGAAATACCACACATGCTTC TCATCTAAATGTTATGCGTGGAAGGTTAGACACAGAAGTCGTTTCTACTACAAATCTGAATGGGAGGAATAACGGACATATCAATTGGGATGAAACTGATTTGGCTGACGATTCCCTACTGATGGAGTTTTGGGAGGACGTCATGATGGATGAAGACCGATCACCTTTGCCAGACACTACCTCCACTGTTGGTATTGTTCCTTTTCCTTGTGATAAGCCAGAACTTGAGGGATTTGATCCCGAATCATATCTTGTTGATGACATCATCTCCGGTGAAAGTACCAGCAAGGAGGCATAA